From one Pecten maximus chromosome 8, xPecMax1.1, whole genome shotgun sequence genomic stretch:
- the LOC117333335 gene encoding neurogenic locus notch homolog protein 1-like isoform X2, with translation MQINRIAAVCSWLLIFKFCICHQDQTHLSSYLMKKETAKSFLTGSRISKRSADQCVNNEEYCEDHKLECTLYTERSREENCRPDPCRTGMTCYMSVPCPAHYRTGCDANACLARPCKNGATCKTAGTTYTCLCTSAYYGTTCDYVDRCRSNPCINGGTCTRIGSDFRCGCTNEYQGTTCQHQSSCHGQPCENGATCHFVGATRTCTCLSGFYGDHCENVDRCLSGPCINGGTCTRSGSDFRCGCTNEYHGTTCQYRSPCYGQPCKNGATCHYVGATKICTCLLGFYGDLCENVDMCLSGPCINGGTCTRSGSDFRCGCTNEYHGTTCQYLDRCLSGPCINGGTCTRIRSDFRCGCTNEYHGTTCQYRSPCYGQPCKNGATCNYVGTTKTCTCLLGFYGDLCENVDRCLSGPCINGGTCTRIRSDFRCGCTNEYHGTTCQYHSPCYGQPCKNGATCHYVGTTRTCTCLSGFYGNRCENVDKCLSRPCINGGTCTRLGSDFKCGCTIEYHGHTCQYQSPCYGQPCMNGATCQYVGATRTCTCLSGFYGNRCENVDKCLSRPCINGGTCTRLGSDFKCGCTIEYHGHTCQYQSPCYGQPCMNGATCQYVGATRTCTCLSGFYGDRCENVDRCLSRPCINGGTCTRIKSDFRCRCTNEYQGTTCQNQSPCFGQPCKNGATCRNAGATFTCICSHGFYGGHCENDDACLSAPCTNGATCNRIGSDYSCSCTERYTGSRCTKDCRPGPADIVIILDASSSANTVFNASKAFIATFVKGLSIDAGEFRIALLTYSLDAHLEFGFSAHLNKSTLLAAVDNVSNSSGPSHLHIALKKAREILRSDSVAGVKQYTLVLSDGLSTLRQEAIAQSRVLRADGVKVMCVGIGRQVAQEELLQIATDTPYVFSSTNNDMLNVVLMETVDTSCTDCVINKVSDIVLLVDVSQHQIGQLQRTLDIVKFFIQQVRAYFSNTRIAMVTFDVLQHVQFSLTDDQHTDSVLVHSQIGINTSNRKSSVSDALSFVRTSVLTGARDSSRKFVVVFSNEGWTDVNDILHERQTLNMDNVTVAFVPVGQSAELDTVYSVAEQASDVFYVGEHEADHDRLKALVARTFHVDCTPDIFVRRQGHVMMENV, from the exons ATGCAGATCAATAGGATTGCCGCTGTGTGCTCATGGCTGCTGATCTTCAAAT tCTGCATATGTCATCAGGACCAAACACACTTGTCTTCCTATCTGATGAAAAAGGAGACTGCGAAATCCTTCCTTACGGGTTCTAGAATCAGCAAGAGAAGTGCTGACCAATGCGTGAACAACGAAGAATACTGCGAGGATCACAAATTAGAATGTACG TTATACACCGAGCGATCACGTGAGGAAAACTGCAGGCCCGACCCCTGTAGGACAGGTATGACGTGTTACATGTCTGTACCATGTCCTGCACACTATCGGACTGGATGTGATG CAAATGCTTGTCTGGCCCGGCCATGTAAGAATGGTGCTACATGTAAAACAGCGGGTACTACTTACACATGTTTGTGTACATCAGCCTACTACGGTACGACCTGTGATTACG TGGATAGGTGCCGCTCCAACCCCTGTATCAATGGAGGGACATGTACCAGGATAGGATCTGACTTCAGGTGTGGATGTACAAATGAGTACCAAGGAACCACTTGTCAACATC AAAGTTCGTGTCACGGCCAGCCCTGTGAGAATGGAGCAACATGTCATTTTGTTGGAGCGACGAGAACATGCACGTGTTTATCCGGATTCTACGGTGATCACTGTGAAAATG TGGATAGGTGTTTGTCCGGGCCCTGTATTAACGGAGGGACATGTACCAGGAGTGGGTCTGACTTCAGGTGTGGATGTACAAATGAATATCACGGAACTACCTGTCAGTATC GAAGTCCATGTTATGGCCAGCCTTGTAAGAATGGGGCAACGTGTCATTATGTTGGAGCAACGAAAATATGCACGTGTTTATTAGGATTCTATGGTGATCTCTGTGAAAATG TGGATATGTGTTTGTCCGGGCCCTGTATTAACGGAGGGACATGTACCAGGAGTGGGTCTGACTTCAGGTGTGGATGTACAAATGAATATCACGGAACTACCTGTCAGTATC TGGATAGGTGTTTGTCCGGGCCCTGTATTAACGGAGGGACATGTACCAGGATAAGGTCTGACTTCAGGTGTGGATGTACAAATGAATATCACGGAACTACCTGTCAGTATC GAAGTCCATGTTATGGTCAGCCTTGTAAGAATGGGGCAACGTGTAATTATGTTGGGACAACGAAAACATGCACGTGTTTATTAGGATTCTATGGTGATCTCTGTGAAAATG TGGATAGGTGTTTGTCCGGGCCCTGTATTAACGGAGGGACATGTACCAGGATAAGGTCTGACTTCAGGTGTGGATGTACAAATGAATATCACGGAACTACCTGTCAGTATC ATAGTCCATGTTACGGCCAGCCTTGTAAGAATGGAGCCacatgtcattatgttgggaCAACGAGAACATGCACGTGTTTATCCGGATTCTATGGTAATCGCTGTGAAAATG TGGACAAGTGTCTATCAAGGCCTTGTATTAACGGAGGAACATGTACAAGGTTAGGCTCGGACTTCAAGTGTGGATGTACAATTGAATACCATGGACACACCTGTCAGTATC AAAGTCCATGTTATGGCCAGCCTTGTATGAATGGAGCCACGTGTCAGTATGTTGGGGCAACGAGAACATGCACGTGTTTATCCGGATTCTATGGTAATCGCTGTGAAAATG TGGACAAGTGTCTATCAAGGCCTTGTATTAACGGAGGAACATGTACAAGGTTAGGCTCGGACTTCAAGTGTGGATGTACAATTGAATACCATGGACACACCTGTCAGTATC AAAGTCCATGTTATGGCCAGCCTTGTATGAATGGAGCCACGTGTCAGTATGTTGGGGCAACGAGAACATGCACGTGTTTATCCGGATTCTATGGTGATCGCTGTGAAAATG TTGATAGATGTCTATCCAGGCCCTGTATTAACGGAGGGACATGTACCAGGATAAAGTCTGACTTCAGGTGTAGATGTACAAATGAGTACCAAGGAACCACCTGTCAGAATC AAAGTCCTTGCTTCGGCCAGCCTTGTAAGAATGGCGCCACGTGCAGAAATGCTGGAGCAACCTTCACGTGCATATGTTCACATGGGTTCTACGGTGGTCACTGTGAAAATG ATGATGCCTGCCTCAGCGCTCCCTGCACTAACGGTGCTACCTGTAACAGAATTGGATCAGATTACAGCTGTTCTTGTACAGAACGATACACGGGGTCACGCTGTACAAAAG ATTGTAGACCCGGGCCAGCGGATATCGTTATAATACTGGATGCATCAAGTAGCGCAAACACAGTGTTTAACGCGTCCAAAGCATTTATTGCGACATTTGTGAAAGGCTTGTCGATAGATGCTGGTGAATTCCGAATCGCACTGCTCACATATTCACTCGATGCCCATCTGGAATTTGGATTTAGCGCACATTTGAATAAGTCAACATTGCTGGCTGCAGTAGACAATGTTTCAAATAGCTCTGGTCCATCTCATCTGCATATAGCTCTGAAGAAGGCAAGGGAG aTTCTACGAAGCGATTCGGTTGCTGGAGTAAAACAATATACCCTCGTATTATCTGACGGACTCTCAACACTTCGGCAAGAAGCCATTGCACAATCCCGAGTACTCAGGGCTGATGGCGTTAAGGTTATGTGTGTTGGGATAGGAAGACAGGTGGCTCAAGAAGAACTGCTTCAGATAGCTACAGACACTCCGTATGTCTTCTCCTCCACAAACAACGACATGCTCAATGTAGTTCTAATGGAGACTGTAGACACAAGCTGTACAG ACTGTGTCATAAACAAGGTCTCCGACATTGTATTGTTAGTGGATGTATCTCAGCACCAGATTGGTCagctacagaggacacttgaCATTGTCAAATTCTTTATACAGCAGGTCCGGGCCTATTTCTCTAACACTCGGATAGCAATGGTAACGTTTGACGTTCTTCAACATGTACAGTTTAGTCTCACTGACGATCAGCACACAGACAGTGTACTAGTCCACAGTCAGATAGGCATTAATACGTCCAACCGGAAGTCTTCTGTCAGTGATGCTCTATCATTTGTCCGAACATCCGTTTTAACAGGGGCTCGAGATTCCAGCCGGAAGTTTGTAGTAGTGTTTTCTAATGAAGGTTGGACAGACGTGAATGATATACTACACGAGAGACAGACTCTGAATATGGATAATGTCACTGTAGCGTTTGTTCCAGTCGGGCAATCGGCCGAACTTGACACTGTGTATTCTGTAGCTGAGCAAGCCAGTGACGTATTCTATGTCGGGGAGCATGAGGCGGATCATGACAGACTGAAGGCTTTGGTAGCTCGGACGTTCCACGTGGATTGTACTCCTGACATTTTTGTTAGACGACAAGGACACGTAATGATGGAAAATGTTTAA
- the LOC117333335 gene encoding sushi, nidogen and EGF-like domain-containing protein 1 isoform X7, which translates to MQINRIAAVCSWLLIFKFCICHQDQTHLSSYLMKKETAKSFLTGSRISKRSADQCVNNEEYCEDHKLECTLYTERSREENCRPDPCRTGMTCYMSVPCPAHYRTGCDANACLARPCKNGATCKTAGTTYTCLCTSAYYGTTCDYVDRCRSNPCINGGTCTRIGSDFRCGCTNEYQGTTCQHQSSCHGQPCENGATCHFVGATRTCTCLSGFYGDHCENVDRCLSGPCINGGTCTRSGSDFRCGCTNEYHGTTCQYRSPCYGQPCKNGATCHYVGATKICTCLLGFYGDLCENVDMCLSGPCINGGTCTRSGSDFRCGCTNEYHGTTCQYHSPCYGQPCKNGATCHYVGTTRTCTCLSGFYGNRCENVDKCLSRPCINGGTCTRLGSDFKCGCTIEYHGHTCQYQSPCYGQPCMNGATCQYVGATRTCTCLSGFYGNRCENVDKCLSRPCINGGTCTRLGSDFKCGCTIEYHGHTCQYQSPCYGQPCMNGATCQYVGATRTCTCLSGFYGDRCENVDRCLSRPCINGGTCTRIKSDFRCRCTNEYQGTTCQNQSPCFGQPCKNGATCRNAGATFTCICSHGFYGGHCENDDACLSAPCTNGATCNRIGSDYSCSCTERYTGSRCTKDCRPGPADIVIILDASSSANTVFNASKAFIATFVKGLSIDAGEFRIALLTYSLDAHLEFGFSAHLNKSTLLAAVDNVSNSSGPSHLHIALKKAREILRSDSVAGVKQYTLVLSDGLSTLRQEAIAQSRVLRADGVKVMCVGIGRQVAQEELLQIATDTPYVFSSTNNDMLNVVLMETVDTSCTDCVINKVSDIVLLVDVSQHQIGQLQRTLDIVKFFIQQVRAYFSNTRIAMVTFDVLQHVQFSLTDDQHTDSVLVHSQIGINTSNRKSSVSDALSFVRTSVLTGARDSSRKFVVVFSNEGWTDVNDILHERQTLNMDNVTVAFVPVGQSAELDTVYSVAEQASDVFYVGEHEADHDRLKALVARTFHVDCTPDIFVRRQGHVMMENV; encoded by the exons ATGCAGATCAATAGGATTGCCGCTGTGTGCTCATGGCTGCTGATCTTCAAAT tCTGCATATGTCATCAGGACCAAACACACTTGTCTTCCTATCTGATGAAAAAGGAGACTGCGAAATCCTTCCTTACGGGTTCTAGAATCAGCAAGAGAAGTGCTGACCAATGCGTGAACAACGAAGAATACTGCGAGGATCACAAATTAGAATGTACG TTATACACCGAGCGATCACGTGAGGAAAACTGCAGGCCCGACCCCTGTAGGACAGGTATGACGTGTTACATGTCTGTACCATGTCCTGCACACTATCGGACTGGATGTGATG CAAATGCTTGTCTGGCCCGGCCATGTAAGAATGGTGCTACATGTAAAACAGCGGGTACTACTTACACATGTTTGTGTACATCAGCCTACTACGGTACGACCTGTGATTACG TGGATAGGTGCCGCTCCAACCCCTGTATCAATGGAGGGACATGTACCAGGATAGGATCTGACTTCAGGTGTGGATGTACAAATGAGTACCAAGGAACCACTTGTCAACATC AAAGTTCGTGTCACGGCCAGCCCTGTGAGAATGGAGCAACATGTCATTTTGTTGGAGCGACGAGAACATGCACGTGTTTATCCGGATTCTACGGTGATCACTGTGAAAATG TGGATAGGTGTTTGTCCGGGCCCTGTATTAACGGAGGGACATGTACCAGGAGTGGGTCTGACTTCAGGTGTGGATGTACAAATGAATATCACGGAACTACCTGTCAGTATC GAAGTCCATGTTATGGCCAGCCTTGTAAGAATGGGGCAACGTGTCATTATGTTGGAGCAACGAAAATATGCACGTGTTTATTAGGATTCTATGGTGATCTCTGTGAAAATG TGGATATGTGTTTGTCCGGGCCCTGTATTAACGGAGGGACATGTACCAGGAGTGGGTCTGACTTCAGGTGTGGATGTACAAATGAATATCACGGAACTACCTGTCAGTATC ATAGTCCATGTTACGGCCAGCCTTGTAAGAATGGAGCCacatgtcattatgttgggaCAACGAGAACATGCACGTGTTTATCCGGATTCTATGGTAATCGCTGTGAAAATG TGGACAAGTGTCTATCAAGGCCTTGTATTAACGGAGGAACATGTACAAGGTTAGGCTCGGACTTCAAGTGTGGATGTACAATTGAATACCATGGACACACCTGTCAGTATC AAAGTCCATGTTATGGCCAGCCTTGTATGAATGGAGCCACGTGTCAGTATGTTGGGGCAACGAGAACATGCACGTGTTTATCCGGATTCTATGGTAATCGCTGTGAAAATG TGGACAAGTGTCTATCAAGGCCTTGTATTAACGGAGGAACATGTACAAGGTTAGGCTCGGACTTCAAGTGTGGATGTACAATTGAATACCATGGACACACCTGTCAGTATC AAAGTCCATGTTATGGCCAGCCTTGTATGAATGGAGCCACGTGTCAGTATGTTGGGGCAACGAGAACATGCACGTGTTTATCCGGATTCTATGGTGATCGCTGTGAAAATG TTGATAGATGTCTATCCAGGCCCTGTATTAACGGAGGGACATGTACCAGGATAAAGTCTGACTTCAGGTGTAGATGTACAAATGAGTACCAAGGAACCACCTGTCAGAATC AAAGTCCTTGCTTCGGCCAGCCTTGTAAGAATGGCGCCACGTGCAGAAATGCTGGAGCAACCTTCACGTGCATATGTTCACATGGGTTCTACGGTGGTCACTGTGAAAATG ATGATGCCTGCCTCAGCGCTCCCTGCACTAACGGTGCTACCTGTAACAGAATTGGATCAGATTACAGCTGTTCTTGTACAGAACGATACACGGGGTCACGCTGTACAAAAG ATTGTAGACCCGGGCCAGCGGATATCGTTATAATACTGGATGCATCAAGTAGCGCAAACACAGTGTTTAACGCGTCCAAAGCATTTATTGCGACATTTGTGAAAGGCTTGTCGATAGATGCTGGTGAATTCCGAATCGCACTGCTCACATATTCACTCGATGCCCATCTGGAATTTGGATTTAGCGCACATTTGAATAAGTCAACATTGCTGGCTGCAGTAGACAATGTTTCAAATAGCTCTGGTCCATCTCATCTGCATATAGCTCTGAAGAAGGCAAGGGAG aTTCTACGAAGCGATTCGGTTGCTGGAGTAAAACAATATACCCTCGTATTATCTGACGGACTCTCAACACTTCGGCAAGAAGCCATTGCACAATCCCGAGTACTCAGGGCTGATGGCGTTAAGGTTATGTGTGTTGGGATAGGAAGACAGGTGGCTCAAGAAGAACTGCTTCAGATAGCTACAGACACTCCGTATGTCTTCTCCTCCACAAACAACGACATGCTCAATGTAGTTCTAATGGAGACTGTAGACACAAGCTGTACAG ACTGTGTCATAAACAAGGTCTCCGACATTGTATTGTTAGTGGATGTATCTCAGCACCAGATTGGTCagctacagaggacacttgaCATTGTCAAATTCTTTATACAGCAGGTCCGGGCCTATTTCTCTAACACTCGGATAGCAATGGTAACGTTTGACGTTCTTCAACATGTACAGTTTAGTCTCACTGACGATCAGCACACAGACAGTGTACTAGTCCACAGTCAGATAGGCATTAATACGTCCAACCGGAAGTCTTCTGTCAGTGATGCTCTATCATTTGTCCGAACATCCGTTTTAACAGGGGCTCGAGATTCCAGCCGGAAGTTTGTAGTAGTGTTTTCTAATGAAGGTTGGACAGACGTGAATGATATACTACACGAGAGACAGACTCTGAATATGGATAATGTCACTGTAGCGTTTGTTCCAGTCGGGCAATCGGCCGAACTTGACACTGTGTATTCTGTAGCTGAGCAAGCCAGTGACGTATTCTATGTCGGGGAGCATGAGGCGGATCATGACAGACTGAAGGCTTTGGTAGCTCGGACGTTCCACGTGGATTGTACTCCTGACATTTTTGTTAGACGACAAGGACACGTAATGATGGAAAATGTTTAA
- the LOC117333335 gene encoding fibropellin-1-like isoform X5 encodes MQINRIAAVCSWLLIFKFCICHQDQTHLSSYLMKKETAKSFLTGSRISKRSADQCVNNEEYCEDHKLECTLYTERSREENCRPDPCRTGMTCYMSVPCPAHYRTGCDANACLARPCKNGATCKTAGTTYTCLCTSAYYGTTCDYVDRCRSNPCINGGTCTRIGSDFRCGCTNEYQGTTCQHQSSCHGQPCENGATCHFVGATRTCTCLSGFYGDHCENVDRCLSGPCINGGTCTRSGSDFRCGCTNEYHGTTCQYRSPCYGQPCKNGATCHYVGATKICTCLLGFYGDLCENVDRCLSGPCINGGTCTRIRSDFRCGCTNEYHGTTCQYRSPCYGQPCKNGATCNYVGTTKTCTCLLGFYGDLCENVDRCLSGPCINGGTCTRIRSDFRCGCTNEYHGTTCQYHSPCYGQPCKNGATCHYVGTTRTCTCLSGFYGNRCENVDKCLSRPCINGGTCTRLGSDFKCGCTIEYHGHTCQYQSPCYGQPCMNGATCQYVGATRTCTCLSGFYGNRCENVDKCLSRPCINGGTCTRLGSDFKCGCTIEYHGHTCQYQSPCYGQPCMNGATCQYVGATRTCTCLSGFYGDRCENVDRCLSRPCINGGTCTRIKSDFRCRCTNEYQGTTCQNQSPCFGQPCKNGATCRNAGATFTCICSHGFYGGHCENDDACLSAPCTNGATCNRIGSDYSCSCTERYTGSRCTKDCRPGPADIVIILDASSSANTVFNASKAFIATFVKGLSIDAGEFRIALLTYSLDAHLEFGFSAHLNKSTLLAAVDNVSNSSGPSHLHIALKKAREILRSDSVAGVKQYTLVLSDGLSTLRQEAIAQSRVLRADGVKVMCVGIGRQVAQEELLQIATDTPYVFSSTNNDMLNVVLMETVDTSCTDCVINKVSDIVLLVDVSQHQIGQLQRTLDIVKFFIQQVRAYFSNTRIAMVTFDVLQHVQFSLTDDQHTDSVLVHSQIGINTSNRKSSVSDALSFVRTSVLTGARDSSRKFVVVFSNEGWTDVNDILHERQTLNMDNVTVAFVPVGQSAELDTVYSVAEQASDVFYVGEHEADHDRLKALVARTFHVDCTPDIFVRRQGHVMMENV; translated from the exons ATGCAGATCAATAGGATTGCCGCTGTGTGCTCATGGCTGCTGATCTTCAAAT tCTGCATATGTCATCAGGACCAAACACACTTGTCTTCCTATCTGATGAAAAAGGAGACTGCGAAATCCTTCCTTACGGGTTCTAGAATCAGCAAGAGAAGTGCTGACCAATGCGTGAACAACGAAGAATACTGCGAGGATCACAAATTAGAATGTACG TTATACACCGAGCGATCACGTGAGGAAAACTGCAGGCCCGACCCCTGTAGGACAGGTATGACGTGTTACATGTCTGTACCATGTCCTGCACACTATCGGACTGGATGTGATG CAAATGCTTGTCTGGCCCGGCCATGTAAGAATGGTGCTACATGTAAAACAGCGGGTACTACTTACACATGTTTGTGTACATCAGCCTACTACGGTACGACCTGTGATTACG TGGATAGGTGCCGCTCCAACCCCTGTATCAATGGAGGGACATGTACCAGGATAGGATCTGACTTCAGGTGTGGATGTACAAATGAGTACCAAGGAACCACTTGTCAACATC AAAGTTCGTGTCACGGCCAGCCCTGTGAGAATGGAGCAACATGTCATTTTGTTGGAGCGACGAGAACATGCACGTGTTTATCCGGATTCTACGGTGATCACTGTGAAAATG TGGATAGGTGTTTGTCCGGGCCCTGTATTAACGGAGGGACATGTACCAGGAGTGGGTCTGACTTCAGGTGTGGATGTACAAATGAATATCACGGAACTACCTGTCAGTATC GAAGTCCATGTTATGGCCAGCCTTGTAAGAATGGGGCAACGTGTCATTATGTTGGAGCAACGAAAATATGCACGTGTTTATTAGGATTCTATGGTGATCTCTGTGAAAATG TGGATAGGTGTTTGTCCGGGCCCTGTATTAACGGAGGGACATGTACCAGGATAAGGTCTGACTTCAGGTGTGGATGTACAAATGAATATCACGGAACTACCTGTCAGTATC GAAGTCCATGTTATGGTCAGCCTTGTAAGAATGGGGCAACGTGTAATTATGTTGGGACAACGAAAACATGCACGTGTTTATTAGGATTCTATGGTGATCTCTGTGAAAATG TGGATAGGTGTTTGTCCGGGCCCTGTATTAACGGAGGGACATGTACCAGGATAAGGTCTGACTTCAGGTGTGGATGTACAAATGAATATCACGGAACTACCTGTCAGTATC ATAGTCCATGTTACGGCCAGCCTTGTAAGAATGGAGCCacatgtcattatgttgggaCAACGAGAACATGCACGTGTTTATCCGGATTCTATGGTAATCGCTGTGAAAATG TGGACAAGTGTCTATCAAGGCCTTGTATTAACGGAGGAACATGTACAAGGTTAGGCTCGGACTTCAAGTGTGGATGTACAATTGAATACCATGGACACACCTGTCAGTATC AAAGTCCATGTTATGGCCAGCCTTGTATGAATGGAGCCACGTGTCAGTATGTTGGGGCAACGAGAACATGCACGTGTTTATCCGGATTCTATGGTAATCGCTGTGAAAATG TGGACAAGTGTCTATCAAGGCCTTGTATTAACGGAGGAACATGTACAAGGTTAGGCTCGGACTTCAAGTGTGGATGTACAATTGAATACCATGGACACACCTGTCAGTATC AAAGTCCATGTTATGGCCAGCCTTGTATGAATGGAGCCACGTGTCAGTATGTTGGGGCAACGAGAACATGCACGTGTTTATCCGGATTCTATGGTGATCGCTGTGAAAATG TTGATAGATGTCTATCCAGGCCCTGTATTAACGGAGGGACATGTACCAGGATAAAGTCTGACTTCAGGTGTAGATGTACAAATGAGTACCAAGGAACCACCTGTCAGAATC AAAGTCCTTGCTTCGGCCAGCCTTGTAAGAATGGCGCCACGTGCAGAAATGCTGGAGCAACCTTCACGTGCATATGTTCACATGGGTTCTACGGTGGTCACTGTGAAAATG ATGATGCCTGCCTCAGCGCTCCCTGCACTAACGGTGCTACCTGTAACAGAATTGGATCAGATTACAGCTGTTCTTGTACAGAACGATACACGGGGTCACGCTGTACAAAAG ATTGTAGACCCGGGCCAGCGGATATCGTTATAATACTGGATGCATCAAGTAGCGCAAACACAGTGTTTAACGCGTCCAAAGCATTTATTGCGACATTTGTGAAAGGCTTGTCGATAGATGCTGGTGAATTCCGAATCGCACTGCTCACATATTCACTCGATGCCCATCTGGAATTTGGATTTAGCGCACATTTGAATAAGTCAACATTGCTGGCTGCAGTAGACAATGTTTCAAATAGCTCTGGTCCATCTCATCTGCATATAGCTCTGAAGAAGGCAAGGGAG aTTCTACGAAGCGATTCGGTTGCTGGAGTAAAACAATATACCCTCGTATTATCTGACGGACTCTCAACACTTCGGCAAGAAGCCATTGCACAATCCCGAGTACTCAGGGCTGATGGCGTTAAGGTTATGTGTGTTGGGATAGGAAGACAGGTGGCTCAAGAAGAACTGCTTCAGATAGCTACAGACACTCCGTATGTCTTCTCCTCCACAAACAACGACATGCTCAATGTAGTTCTAATGGAGACTGTAGACACAAGCTGTACAG ACTGTGTCATAAACAAGGTCTCCGACATTGTATTGTTAGTGGATGTATCTCAGCACCAGATTGGTCagctacagaggacacttgaCATTGTCAAATTCTTTATACAGCAGGTCCGGGCCTATTTCTCTAACACTCGGATAGCAATGGTAACGTTTGACGTTCTTCAACATGTACAGTTTAGTCTCACTGACGATCAGCACACAGACAGTGTACTAGTCCACAGTCAGATAGGCATTAATACGTCCAACCGGAAGTCTTCTGTCAGTGATGCTCTATCATTTGTCCGAACATCCGTTTTAACAGGGGCTCGAGATTCCAGCCGGAAGTTTGTAGTAGTGTTTTCTAATGAAGGTTGGACAGACGTGAATGATATACTACACGAGAGACAGACTCTGAATATGGATAATGTCACTGTAGCGTTTGTTCCAGTCGGGCAATCGGCCGAACTTGACACTGTGTATTCTGTAGCTGAGCAAGCCAGTGACGTATTCTATGTCGGGGAGCATGAGGCGGATCATGACAGACTGAAGGCTTTGGTAGCTCGGACGTTCCACGTGGATTGTACTCCTGACATTTTTGTTAGACGACAAGGACACGTAATGATGGAAAATGTTTAA